One segment of Nomascus leucogenys isolate Asia chromosome 20, Asia_NLE_v1, whole genome shotgun sequence DNA contains the following:
- the DCAF4L1 gene encoding DDB1- and CUL4-associated factor 4-like protein 1 isoform X1, with the protein MEAERLRLLEEEAKQKKVARMGFNASSMLRKSQLGFLNVISYSRLANELRVSCMERKKVQIRSLDPSSLASDRFNFILASTNSDQLFVVNQVEVEGSKYGIISLRTLKIPSFHVYVLRNLYVPDRKVKSLCWASLNQLDSHVLLCFEGITDATSRAVLLPASRFLSVHTRVNQPGMFCSFQIPEAWSCAWSLNTRAYHCFSAGLSQQVLLTNVATGHQQSFGTSSDVLAQQFANTAPLLFNGCRSGEIFAIDLRCRNRGKGWRATRLFHDSAVTSVQILQEEQCLMASDMTGKIKLWDLRATKCIRQYEGHVNESAYLPLHVHEEEGIVVAVGQDCYTRIWSLHDAHLLRTIPSPYSASEDDIPSVAFASRLGGIRGAAPGLLMAVRQDLYCFPFS; encoded by the coding sequence atggaggctgaaAGGCTGCGACTCCTCGAGGAAGAGGCCAAGCAGAAAAAGGTAGCCAGAATGGGATTTAATGCATCTTCCATGCTCCGAAAAAGCCAGCTAGGTTTCCTCAACGTCATCAGTTACTCCCGTTTAGCCAACGAGCTGCGTGTGAGCTGCATGGAGCGGAAAAAGGTCCAAATTCGGAGCTTAGATCCCTCGTCTTTGGCGAGCGACCGATTTAACTTCATTCTGGCGAGTACCAACAGCGACCAGCTCTTCGTAGTGAACCAGGTCGAAGTGGAAGGCTCCAAGTACGGCATCATCAGCCTGCGAACTCTGAAGATCCCTTCGTTCCACGTGTACGTGCTCAGAAACCTCTACGTCCCCGACCGGAAGGTGAAGTCCCTGTGCTGGGCCTCGCTGAACCAGTTGGACTCTCACGTTCTGCTGTGCTTCGAGGGAATCACAGATGCTACAAGCCGTGCAGTGCTGCTCCCAGCGTCGCGGTTCTTAAGTGTTCACACAAGAGTAAACCAGCCTGGCATGTTCTGCAGTTTCCAGATCCCAGAGGCCTGGTCCTGTGCCTGGTCCCTCAACACCCGGGCATATCACTGCTTTAGTGCAGGCTTGTCTCAGCAGGTCCTGTTGACCAACGTGGCGACGGGACACCAGCAGTCATTTGGTACCAGCAGTGATGTCTTGGCCCAGCAGTTTGCTAATACGGCTCCTTTGCTGTTTAATGGCTGTCGCTCCGGGGAAATCTTTGCCATTGATCTGCGTTGTAGAAATCGAGGCAAGGGGTGGAGGGCCACTCGCCTGTTCCATGACTCAGCAGTAACCTCTGTGCAAATCCTCCAAGAAGAGCAATGCCTGATGGCGTCAGACATGACTGGAAAGATCAAGCTGTGGGATCTGAGGGCCACTAAATGTATAAGGCAGTACGAAGGTCACGTGAATGAGTCCGCCTATCTGCCCCTGCATGTGCACGAGGAAGAGGGAATCGTGGTGGCAGTGGGCCAGGACTGCTACACGAGAATCTGGAGCCTCCATGATGCCCACCTGCTCAGAACGATTCCTTCCCCGTACTCTGCCTCCGAGGACGACATTCCCAGCGTGGCCTTCGCTTCTCGGCTCGGGGGCATCCGGGGAGCAGCACCAGGGCTGCTCATGGCTGTCCGGCAGGACCTTTATTGTTTCCCCTTCAGCTAA
- the DCAF4L1 gene encoding DDB1- and CUL4-associated factor 4-like protein 1 isoform X2, protein MEAERLRLLEEEAKQKKASTNSDQLFVVNQVEVEGSKYGIISLRTLKIPSFHVYVLRNLYVPDRKVKSLCWASLNQLDSHVLLCFEGITDATSRAVLLPASRFLSVHTRVNQPGMFCSFQIPEAWSCAWSLNTRAYHCFSAGLSQQVLLTNVATGHQQSFGTSSDVLAQQFANTAPLLFNGCRSGEIFAIDLRCRNRGKGWRATRLFHDSAVTSVQILQEEQCLMASDMTGKIKLWDLRATKCIRQYEGHVNESAYLPLHVHEEEGIVVAVGQDCYTRIWSLHDAHLLRTIPSPYSASEDDIPSVAFASRLGGIRGAAPGLLMAVRQDLYCFPFS, encoded by the exons atggaggctgaaAGGCTGCGACTCCTCGAGGAAGAGGCCAAGCAGAAAAA GGCGAGTACCAACAGCGACCAGCTCTTCGTAGTGAACCAGGTCGAAGTGGAAGGCTCCAAGTACGGCATCATCAGCCTGCGAACTCTGAAGATCCCTTCGTTCCACGTGTACGTGCTCAGAAACCTCTACGTCCCCGACCGGAAGGTGAAGTCCCTGTGCTGGGCCTCGCTGAACCAGTTGGACTCTCACGTTCTGCTGTGCTTCGAGGGAATCACAGATGCTACAAGCCGTGCAGTGCTGCTCCCAGCGTCGCGGTTCTTAAGTGTTCACACAAGAGTAAACCAGCCTGGCATGTTCTGCAGTTTCCAGATCCCAGAGGCCTGGTCCTGTGCCTGGTCCCTCAACACCCGGGCATATCACTGCTTTAGTGCAGGCTTGTCTCAGCAGGTCCTGTTGACCAACGTGGCGACGGGACACCAGCAGTCATTTGGTACCAGCAGTGATGTCTTGGCCCAGCAGTTTGCTAATACGGCTCCTTTGCTGTTTAATGGCTGTCGCTCCGGGGAAATCTTTGCCATTGATCTGCGTTGTAGAAATCGAGGCAAGGGGTGGAGGGCCACTCGCCTGTTCCATGACTCAGCAGTAACCTCTGTGCAAATCCTCCAAGAAGAGCAATGCCTGATGGCGTCAGACATGACTGGAAAGATCAAGCTGTGGGATCTGAGGGCCACTAAATGTATAAGGCAGTACGAAGGTCACGTGAATGAGTCCGCCTATCTGCCCCTGCATGTGCACGAGGAAGAGGGAATCGTGGTGGCAGTGGGCCAGGACTGCTACACGAGAATCTGGAGCCTCCATGATGCCCACCTGCTCAGAACGATTCCTTCCCCGTACTCTGCCTCCGAGGACGACATTCCCAGCGTGGCCTTCGCTTCTCGGCTCGGGGGCATCCGGGGAGCAGCACCAGGGCTGCTCATGGCTGTCCGGCAGGACCTTTATTGTTTCCCCTTCAGCTAA